CTCCAGTATTGTAACTTCCTGGGGGTTACCGATATTAACCGGTTCCACAAAGTCGGATTGAGATAATCTGAATATTCCCTCCACGAGATCATCAACATAGGTAAAAGAACGGGTTTGTGAACCGTCACCATAAACGGTGAGGTCTTTACCCTGGAGCGCTTGAGTCATGAAGGTTGGCAGCGCGCGACCATCTTCTAGTCGCATCCGGGTACCATAGGTATTAAAAATACGTACAATCCGGGTTTCGATGCCATGATAGCGATGATATGCCATTGCCATAGCTTCGGCAAACCTTTTGGCTTCATCGTAAACACCGCGGAAACCTATAGGATTTACATTACCCCAGTAGTCTTCTTTCTGGGGGTGCGTAAGCGGATCGCCATATACTTCACTGGTAGAGGCAAGAAGGAAACGGGCATTTTTGGCTTTAGCCAGTCCGAGAGCTTTATGTGTTCCAAGAGATCCCACCTTCAAAGTCTGTATGGGCATTTCCAGGTAGTCAATTGGCGAAGCAGGCGAGGCAAAATGCAGAATCAGATCGAGATCACCATTAACATGTATAAAATTGGTCACATCATGTTTGATGAAAGAGAAATCCTCAATTCCAAACAGATGCTCAATATTCCTGGCTGAACCGGTAATCAGATTATCCATGCATATAACTTCGTACCCTTCATTCAGGTAACGATCGCATAAGTGTGAGCCTAAAAATCCGGCACCGCCGGTTATTAATACTCTTTTCTTAGACATTTATACTTGGGCGCCCCACGCTAATGTATGTTATATTTGATTTTTTAGCCCGGTTTAAATCATAGAGATTTCTTCCGTCAAATATCACAGCTTTTTTCATATGATCCTGGAAACGGTCGATCGTCGGTCTTCTGAATTCGTTCCATTCCGTACAAATAACCAAGGCATCGACATCAACAAGTGCATCTTGCTGGTTTAATACAAAGGTTGTGTTGTCGAGTACTTCCTTTGTCGTGGCCTTTTTAAAAGTCTCAATAGCTTCCGGATCGTAGGCAATCAATTTAGCTCCACGTTCAACAAGCTCCTCGGCAATGTATAAAGCGGGGGCTTCCCTGATGTCGTCGGTTTCAGGTTTAAATGACAAACCCCAGATCCCGAATGTTTTGCCGCTGAAGTCAGAAGTGCCGTAATAGTCTTCCATCTTCTTAACGATAGACACTTTCTGTTTTTCATTTACTTTCATTACCGAATCCAGAATTTTGAAATCATAGCCATTCTGTCCGGCTGTGTAATGTATGGCCTGTACATCTTTGGGGAAACAGCTTCCGCCATAACCGATACCCGCAAATAAAAATCGTTTTCCAATTCGGGAATCGGTTCCTATTCCCCTCCTGATGTTATCCACATTAGCTCCAACCTTTTCACAGATATTAGCTATTTCATTCATAAACGTGATCTTCGTTGCTAGCATGGCATTGGCTGCATACTTGGTGAGCTCTGAACTTCGCTCATCCATGACAATAATCGGATTACCGCTTCTAACGAATGGTTCATACAGCGTTGTCATCAGTTCCGCAGCACGTTCACTGGAAGTACCGATTACAACTCGCTCGGGCTTCATAAAGTCTTCTACAGCAGCACCTTCACGCAGAAACTCAGGATTGGAAACAACATCAAATTCGGCATCGGTATTTTCTGCCACAGCCTCACGAACCCTATCAGCAGTTCCAACAGGAACCGTGCTTTTATTGACGATTACCTTGTAGTCGGTAATCATTTTGCCAAGCTGTCCGGCTACCTTAAGAACAGCTGACAAGTCCGCCTGGCCATCGGCTCCCGGAGGAGTAGGCAAACACAAAAAGATAATTTCTGCATCTTTAACTGCCTCTTCCAGGTCGGTTGTGAATCGCAACCGTCCTTCACGGATAGAGCGATCGAAAATAGTCTTCAGGCCCGGCTCATAAATCGGAATTTCTCCATCCCTTAGTTGCTTTACTTTGTTTTCATCTATATCCACGCAGGTGATGTCGTTTCCAGAGTCTGCAAAGCAGGTTCCGGAAACAAGTCCTACATATCCTGTTCCTACAACAGCAATATTCATTATCGCTCAATATTTTTGATTTCAAGTTTTAATTTTCCAGCCGGGACTTCGACCTCTACAATCTCTCCTACTTCACTGCCCAATATTGCTTTGCCAATCGGTGATTCTACAGAAATTTTATTCTTATTAAAATTTGCCTCGTCTTTAGAAACCAGCGTATACTTGACCTCCTTATCCGCTTTGTGATTGTAAATCGTAACGGTAGAGAGCAAATAAGCCTTATCAATATTGATATCATCCTCATCAAGGATGCGGGCATTAGCTAAAGCATTTTCAAGTTCAGCAATACGTTTCTCAAGCATGCCTTGGGCCTCTTTGGCAGCATCATATTCGGCATTTTCACTTAGATCGCCTTTAGCCCGTGCTTCGGCAATCTCTTCTGCGATCTCCTTTCGACCTCTTGTCTTTAAATCCCTTAGCTCTTTATCGAGCTTTTCATAACCTTCTCGTGATAGATAATTCTTTTCCACAGCTTCATTGATTTAATTCAAAATCACTCTTTCACTAAATAAAAATGTCAGCACTTGGCTGACAGATATACATTTCTATAAAGCGTCCTAAAATACTATGGTTTTAACTCTTTTACCAACTCTAAATTTACTATTGCTTGTATTATTAAAACCTAAAAATGGAAAGTTATTCAATATTTACATAGTAGGTTTGGAATGGCGTAAACTATGGATGATAATCTGGACAAGAATACCGGAATTCTCTTACAAAAAGAATCGAATTTAATATCTTGTGAGGTAGAAAAACGAAATAATGAAATCCGAATGACTGACGTAAGAAAACTCACTACCAAAGACATACTTTCCCAAAATAAGAAGCGAAGTGCCCCGGAAAAAATGCAGCAGTTAGTAGCGGTACTTCATGATGTGCGCAGCATGCACAATATTGGTGCAGCTTTTCGCAACGCCGATGCCTTTGGAATTAAAAAGCTAATCCTGTCCGGGTTCAGCCCCTGTCCCCCGAGGCCTGAGATTACCAAGACTGCTATAGGAGCAGAAGAGTTTGTGGAATGGGAATCCACTGACTCAATCACTGATAGATTACGCGAATTAAAAAATGAACGTTATCACGTTGTTGGACTGGAACAGACCGATCAAAGTGTCATGATCACTGAGTACCAACCTCCGACCATCAAGAATATCTGCCTGGTATTTGGAAATGAGGTCACCGGACTTGATGAGTCCCTCCTTCCTATGATAGATACATTTGTGGAGATTCCTCAGTACGGCAATAAACATTCGCTAAATGTGTCGGTTACAGTCGGTGTCACACTGTATGCATTTCTTCAAAAGTACTGGGGCTGAAATACTTCCTCATTTATTATTATTTTTACCTCCAACCATGTATTTTCGTCGTTTACTTATAATCCACAAATTTTTTGTACATGTCGAAACGCACGCTTGTTACTTCTGCACTCCCTTACGCTAATGGACCGCTGCATCTTGGACACCTTGCGGGTGCCTATCTACCTGCTGACCTGTTTGTAAGGTATCGACGACTCAAAGGCGACGACATAGTCTATATTTGCGGATCGGATGAACACGGAGTGGCGATCACAATGGCTGCAGAGAAAGAAGGAATTACTCCACAGGAGGTCGTCAATAAGTTTCATGAAATGAACAAAGAGGCTTTCGAAAAGTTCGGAATCTCCTTCGACTATTATGGTAGAACCAGTTCTACTACCCATTATGAGACTGCTAAGGAGTTTTTCAAAGAGTTGTATGATAAGAATGTATTTGTTCGAAAAACCGAGGAGCAGCTTTATGATGAAGAAGCCGATATGTTTCTGCCGGACCGTTATGTAAAAGGAACTTGTCCGAATTGTGGTTATGAGGAGGCTTATGGAGATCAATGTGAAAACTGTGGTACTTCTTTGTCTCCTGCCGAATTGATTGATCCAATCAGTGCTATTACCGGAAATAAACCCGTTGGCAGGAAAACAGAGCACCTTTACCTGCCACTCGGCACCTTCCAGCCGAAGCTTGAAGAATGGTTGGAGAAACATGAAGATTGGAAACCGAATGTATTGGGTCAGGTCAAAAGCTGGCTGAATGACGGGCTTAGCGACCGGGCTATGACCAGAGATCTAAAATGGGGTGTACCGGTTCCAATTGAGGGGTTTGAAGATAAAGTGCTTTATGTATGGTTCGATGCACCCATCGGTTATATATCAGCTACTAAAGAATGGGCCAAAGAACAAGGACAGCAGGATAAATGGAAGGAGTATTGGCAGGATCAAGAAACCGAGTTGCTCCATTTTATCGGTAAAGATAATATCGTATTCCATTGCATTATCTTTCCACTCCTGCTTATGCTTGAAGGCAATTATGTTTTACCTGAGAATGTACCGGCCAATGAATTTTTAAATCTTGAGGGTAAAAAGCTATCTACTTCTCGGGGATGGGCGGTATGGCTTAATGAGTATCTTGATGATTTCGAACCCGATCTGCTCCGCTATGTACTTGGTACCATGTTACCGGAAACTAAAGATTCCGATTTTTCATGGAGTGATTTTCAGAATAAAGTCAACAGCGAGCTGGCAGATATACTGGGGAATTTTATTTATCGCACCACATCATTTACCGATAACTATTTTGATGGAAAGGTTCCCGAATTAACAAACCCATCTAAAAAAGACCTTAGTACACTTAAAGAGATTGCAGAACAAAAAGAAAAAATTTCCGAAGCTTATGAACGCTTTAGGTTGCGCGATGCTATTTCGGAAACCATGAATCTGGCCAGAATCGGGAATAAGTACTTTACAGAAATGGAACCATGGAAAACACGGAAAGAAGATCGTGTGATTTGCGGCAATACGCTTCATGTCTGTCTGCAGATAACAGCCGCCCTTTCAGGACTCTTTGAACCAATCCTTCCGCACAGAATGCCAAAACTGAGGAAACAACTTGGTTTGGATGATATACCAAACTGGAAAGATATCAATGGCGAGATGCTTGAAGCGGGAAGTAGTATTCAAAAAGGAGAAATACTTTTTGATAAGATAGAGGACGAAGAAGTCGAGGAACAACTGAAAAAACTCAAAGAAAAATCACAAGCTGCACAAACAGGAATGAATTTTGAACCACTCAAAGATGAGATTGAATTTAAAGATTTCACTAAAATAGATATCAGGGCCGGTAAAATTATCGAAGCCGAAGAGATTCCGAAAGCTGATAAACTACTAAAACTAACAGTTGACTTAGGCTTTGAAGAGCGTACTATTGTATCCGGGGTGGCAAATCATTTTAAGCCCGACGAACTGACAGGACAGCGTGTCTGTGTGGTCGCCAACCTGGCTCCCAAAGCCCTGATGGGAGTTGAAAGCAATGGGATGATATTAATGGCGGAAGAGGAAGACGGGTCACTAAAATTTATTGAATCGGATGCGGAACCTGGAAGTCCGATCAATTAAATATTGGAAGTTTAAGATATAGTTAACATATTTTTGCGAATTTCGATTGGCAAAATATAGGTTTGGATTACATTTTGGCCGTTTCAATATAACAATCAGGTTATCTAAAAAGGTGGAATATTGTCAGCACTAGAATCGAACACACGCGGGGCTTGGAATTCAAAATTGGGATTTATACTGGCTGCTGCGGGTTCTGCAGTCGGCTTGGGTAATATCTGGCGCTTCCCAACGGAAGTTGCTTCAAACGGAGGTGCCGCCTTTCTAATCATTTACTTGCTTTGCTGTTTCCTGGTCGGTTTTCCTGTAATGATGGCTGAGCTCAGTATAGGACGAAGAACACGCAAAAATCCGGTAGGTGCATTCAGAGCGCTCAGCGACAATAAGCTCTACCCTCTCATCGGAATGTGGGGTGTGTTATGCGGTGTAATGATCCTTTCCTTTTACCTGGTTGTTGCCGGCTGGACCGTAAGTTATATTTTTGAAGAGCTGTTTTTCTTTATGGGTATGCCTGAGTGGTCAACCTATATTGCGGATACCGGTAACGGAGTCATAAATGCCGTCTTCGCCGTCTTATTTATGGGGGCTACCATTTCTATTGTGGTAGGAGGAGTCAGCGAAGGCATTGAACGGGCTACCAAACTATTGATGCCCCTTCTAATTTTAATATTGGTAGGTATGATAATATACTCACTGACCCAACCGGGAAGCGGTGTTGGGCTGAGTGAATATCTGAATCCTGATTTCTCTCAGATAACACCCGGTCTCGTATTTGCCGCTATGGGTCAGGCTTTCTTCTCCCTATCTCTAGGTATGGGAGCACTTATCACCTATGGGTCTTACCTGGATCGAAAAGAGAACATTCCGGAAGCGGCGGCTTATGTAACTTTTGCTGATGTGGGCATAGCATTTCTTGCAGGACTTTTGATCATGCCCGCTATGTATATGGCCCAAGCAAAAGGAGTTCCCATATTTGATGAAAGCGGTAACCTTATTGCCGGTGTTGCCCTTATTTTCCAAGTACTGCCTGAACTTTTCCACAGCATGGGCGGGATGCTTGGCCTGTTTTTCGGAGTGATGTTTTTTGCACTGCTGAGTATGGCTGCCCTTACCTCAACAATCTCGCTGCTCGAGGTTCCGGTATCATATGCCATTGATGAACACAAAATTACCCGGAAGAAAGCTTCTTTTGTTGTGGGAGGCAGTATCTTGATCATATCACTTATCATCTCTTTTAATACCAGTTTAATCGGTACAATAGATCTTATATTCAGTCAGGTTGGACTGCCTCTTGGCGGTATATTAATTTGTCTTTTCTTAGGCTACGTATGGAAGACTGAAAATGCCTTGGAAGAGATGGATTCCGGTTATCCAGGTATCGGGAACTCATTGCTAGCTAAAGTATGGAGATTCCTCATCATGATATTCTGCCCCCTTGTGATACTCTACAATCTGCTGTCTACATTATTCTTTGATTAACCTTGTTATCCAATTTCACGCATAGTATTTTCGACAACAAACTTTTGAAGTACTAGAAAATCATTTATGGCAAAAATTTCAACTTCTGATTTTAGAACGGGAATGGTCATAGAGGTAGATGACGAACTTTACTCTATTGTAGATTATCAACACGTAAAACCCGGTAAGGGTGGTGCTTTTTTAAGGACCAAATTAAAAGGAGTTGTAAACGAGAAGACTATTGAAAAGACCTTCCGTTCAGGCGAAAATCTAAT
This is a stretch of genomic DNA from Halalkalibaculum roseum. It encodes these proteins:
- a CDS encoding RNA methyltransferase produces the protein MTDVRKLTTKDILSQNKKRSAPEKMQQLVAVLHDVRSMHNIGAAFRNADAFGIKKLILSGFSPCPPRPEITKTAIGAEEFVEWESTDSITDRLRELKNERYHVVGLEQTDQSVMITEYQPPTIKNICLVFGNEVTGLDESLLPMIDTFVEIPQYGNKHSLNVSVTVGVTLYAFLQKYWG
- a CDS encoding UDP-glucuronic acid decarboxylase family protein, with the translated sequence MSKKRVLITGGAGFLGSHLCDRYLNEGYEVICMDNLITGSARNIEHLFGIEDFSFIKHDVTNFIHVNGDLDLILHFASPASPIDYLEMPIQTLKVGSLGTHKALGLAKAKNARFLLASTSEVYGDPLTHPQKEDYWGNVNPIGFRGVYDEAKRFAEAMAMAYHRYHGIETRIVRIFNTYGTRMRLEDGRALPTFMTQALQGKDLTVYGDGSQTRSFTYVDDLVEGIFRLSQSDFVEPVNIGNPQEVTILEFAKEIIELTGSKSGIIFEDLPKDDPQVRQPDISRAKKVLDWEPKYDRKEGLKKTLDYFKQQVSQSD
- a CDS encoding UDP-glucose dehydrogenase family protein, whose product is MNIAVVGTGYVGLVSGTCFADSGNDITCVDIDENKVKQLRDGEIPIYEPGLKTIFDRSIREGRLRFTTDLEEAVKDAEIIFLCLPTPPGADGQADLSAVLKVAGQLGKMITDYKVIVNKSTVPVGTADRVREAVAENTDAEFDVVSNPEFLREGAAVEDFMKPERVVIGTSSERAAELMTTLYEPFVRSGNPIIVMDERSSELTKYAANAMLATKITFMNEIANICEKVGANVDNIRRGIGTDSRIGKRFLFAGIGYGGSCFPKDVQAIHYTAGQNGYDFKILDSVMKVNEKQKVSIVKKMEDYYGTSDFSGKTFGIWGLSFKPETDDIREAPALYIAEELVERGAKLIAYDPEAIETFKKATTKEVLDNTTFVLNQQDALVDVDALVICTEWNEFRRPTIDRFQDHMKKAVIFDGRNLYDLNRAKKSNITYISVGRPSINV
- a CDS encoding sodium-dependent transporter, whose protein sequence is MSALESNTRGAWNSKLGFILAAAGSAVGLGNIWRFPTEVASNGGAAFLIIYLLCCFLVGFPVMMAELSIGRRTRKNPVGAFRALSDNKLYPLIGMWGVLCGVMILSFYLVVAGWTVSYIFEELFFFMGMPEWSTYIADTGNGVINAVFAVLFMGATISIVVGGVSEGIERATKLLMPLLILILVGMIIYSLTQPGSGVGLSEYLNPDFSQITPGLVFAAMGQAFFSLSLGMGALITYGSYLDRKENIPEAAAYVTFADVGIAFLAGLLIMPAMYMAQAKGVPIFDESGNLIAGVALIFQVLPELFHSMGGMLGLFFGVMFFALLSMAALTSTISLLEVPVSYAIDEHKITRKKASFVVGGSILIISLIISFNTSLIGTIDLIFSQVGLPLGGILICLFLGYVWKTENALEEMDSGYPGIGNSLLAKVWRFLIMIFCPLVILYNLLSTLFFD
- the greA gene encoding transcription elongation factor GreA, producing the protein MEKNYLSREGYEKLDKELRDLKTRGRKEIAEEIAEARAKGDLSENAEYDAAKEAQGMLEKRIAELENALANARILDEDDINIDKAYLLSTVTIYNHKADKEVKYTLVSKDEANFNKNKISVESPIGKAILGSEVGEIVEVEVPAGKLKLEIKNIER
- the metG gene encoding methionine--tRNA ligase is translated as MSKRTLVTSALPYANGPLHLGHLAGAYLPADLFVRYRRLKGDDIVYICGSDEHGVAITMAAEKEGITPQEVVNKFHEMNKEAFEKFGISFDYYGRTSSTTHYETAKEFFKELYDKNVFVRKTEEQLYDEEADMFLPDRYVKGTCPNCGYEEAYGDQCENCGTSLSPAELIDPISAITGNKPVGRKTEHLYLPLGTFQPKLEEWLEKHEDWKPNVLGQVKSWLNDGLSDRAMTRDLKWGVPVPIEGFEDKVLYVWFDAPIGYISATKEWAKEQGQQDKWKEYWQDQETELLHFIGKDNIVFHCIIFPLLLMLEGNYVLPENVPANEFLNLEGKKLSTSRGWAVWLNEYLDDFEPDLLRYVLGTMLPETKDSDFSWSDFQNKVNSELADILGNFIYRTTSFTDNYFDGKVPELTNPSKKDLSTLKEIAEQKEKISEAYERFRLRDAISETMNLARIGNKYFTEMEPWKTRKEDRVICGNTLHVCLQITAALSGLFEPILPHRMPKLRKQLGLDDIPNWKDINGEMLEAGSSIQKGEILFDKIEDEEVEEQLKKLKEKSQAAQTGMNFEPLKDEIEFKDFTKIDIRAGKIIEAEEIPKADKLLKLTVDLGFEERTIVSGVANHFKPDELTGQRVCVVANLAPKALMGVESNGMILMAEEEDGSLKFIESDAEPGSPIN